Proteins encoded together in one Cellulomonas gilvus ATCC 13127 window:
- the ftsY gene encoding signal recognition particle-docking protein FtsY: MNPDVLTVLLAAGVPLALVAAGATVFVSRRRPRDDADAPGPAGPTITHVPTQPAAVDDAVDATGAGLEVPPGAGVGTLDDVPTQPAAPSVEAPELGRPALDVPAPAQGRLARLRERLARSGSPLGTRLLAVLSRDHLTEDDWDELEETLLLADVGAGPTGELIEALRTRVRVEGLKDPALVKAVLREQLVALVDPSLDRTLRTAPTTAADGTRTPAVLLVVGVNGTGKTTTIGKLTRLLVAEDRSVVLGAADTFRAAAADQLETWGSRVGVPTVRSDREGADPASVAFEAVRTGKAADVDVVVVDTAGRLQNKAGLMDELGKITRVIGKEAPLSEVLLVLDATTGQNGLNQARVFGEVAGVTGIVLTKLDGTAKGGIVVAVQRELGVPVKLVGLGEGPDDLAPFDAESFVDGLLQ; this comes from the coding sequence GTGAACCCCGATGTGCTGACAGTCCTGCTCGCCGCCGGTGTGCCGCTCGCGCTCGTCGCGGCCGGTGCGACCGTGTTCGTGTCCCGCCGCCGTCCGCGCGACGACGCGGACGCGCCCGGTCCGGCGGGTCCGACGATCACGCACGTCCCGACGCAGCCCGCGGCGGTCGACGACGCGGTGGACGCGACCGGCGCGGGACTCGAGGTCCCGCCGGGTGCGGGCGTCGGCACGCTCGACGACGTCCCGACGCAGCCCGCGGCACCCTCGGTCGAGGCGCCCGAGCTCGGGCGGCCGGCGCTGGACGTGCCGGCACCCGCGCAGGGCCGGCTCGCGCGGCTGCGCGAGCGGCTCGCGCGCTCGGGCTCGCCGCTGGGCACCCGCCTGCTCGCGGTCCTGTCCCGCGACCACCTGACCGAGGACGACTGGGACGAGCTCGAGGAGACGCTGCTGCTGGCCGACGTCGGTGCGGGGCCCACGGGTGAGCTGATCGAGGCGCTGCGCACGCGCGTGCGCGTCGAGGGGCTCAAGGACCCCGCGCTCGTCAAGGCGGTGCTGCGCGAGCAGCTCGTCGCGCTCGTCGACCCGTCGCTCGACCGGACGCTGCGCACCGCGCCGACGACCGCGGCCGACGGCACGCGCACGCCCGCGGTGCTGCTCGTCGTCGGGGTCAACGGCACGGGCAAGACCACGACGATCGGCAAGCTCACGCGCCTGCTCGTCGCCGAGGACCGCTCCGTGGTGCTCGGTGCCGCGGACACGTTCCGCGCGGCCGCGGCCGACCAGCTCGAGACGTGGGGCTCGCGCGTCGGTGTGCCCACGGTCCGCTCCGACCGTGAGGGCGCCGACCCGGCGTCGGTCGCGTTCGAGGCGGTCCGCACGGGCAAGGCCGCCGACGTGGACGTCGTCGTCGTGGACACCGCGGGACGCCTGCAGAACAAGGCGGGGCTGATGGACGAGCTCGGCAAGATCACGCGCGTGATCGGCAAGGAGGCGCCCCTGTCCGAGGTGCTGCTCGTGCTGGACGCGACCACCGGTCAGAACGGTCTCAACCAGGCGCGCGTGTTCGGTGAGGTCGCCGGCGTCACGGGCATCGTGCTGACCAAGCTCGACGGCACCGCCAAGGGCGGCATCGTCGTCGCGGTGCAGCGCGAGCTGGGCGTGCCGGTCAAGCTCGTAGGCCTCGGCGAAGGTC
- the smc gene encoding chromosome segregation protein SMC → MHLKTLTLRGFKSFASATTLSFEPGVTCVVGPNGSGKSNVVDALAWVMGEQGAKSLRGGKMEDVIFAGTAGRPPLGRAEVALTIDNADGALPIEYSEVTISRTLFRNGGSEYAINGQGCRLLDIQDLLSDSGLGREMHVIVGQGQLDAVLRATPEERRGFIEEAAGVLKHRKRKEKALRKLEAMQANLTRLADLTAEIRRQLGPLGRQAEVARKAAVVQADLRDARARLLADDLAQLTSQLEQEIADETALVEQRTQVEAALTATRADLAALEREAALAAPALSEVSEIWYRLSSLRERLRGTATLAADRVRLLGSSAPERTDGRDPDDLAAQAERVRVAEAELAAEVDVARAALEGAVAARHQVEQDAGAAEKELATALRGAADRREGVARLAGQVAARRSRVEATEAEIGRLRESLAAAERRGAQATAEFAALESQVAGAEEGEEGLDAAHEAATAALEDATVALTDLTERLAATERERTALEQRAETLELSLTRKDGAGALLAADGLPGTIGSVAALLAVDERDEEAVVAALGALADAVAVDSVDAAVDAIRWLRTEDAGRTTLLVGGGAGAGPVELPAGVDRALDLVRAPEQVRGTVEALLADVVVVDDLATARAVLTRAPHVVVATRTGDVLSRHRASGGSSAAPSALHLQSALDQARTGAQTAAQDAERLRFEVASATERQRAAKVAYEATLERLNESDAQLAAVAEQLGSLGSAARAARAEAERVQASLDQAARTLEDDAAQLAELTERLTAAEVEPVESEAQIVAGTQRRDELAQAATQARTRETEARLTLRTVEERARALSGRAESLERAAQAERAARERAAERERARARQAAVAEAVRAGAARALEVLDSSLRRASDERETAEAARARRDEAIAQARALAEQQAAELARLTDVAHRDEVARTQQRLRIEQLETRAVEELGLDPAVLVEEFGPHQDVPVVTAPGTEPDPEAPTHVPYVREQQEKRLRAAERALSLLGRVNPLALEEFAALEERHKFLVDQLADLKRSRADLLEIVKEIDERVQQVFTDAYRDTAAAFDDVFPRLFPGGEGRLVLTDPSDMLTTGIEVEARPAGKKVKRLSLLSGGERSLTAVALLVAIFKARPSPFYVMDEVEAALDDANLGRLLEIFRELQEDSQLIVVTHQKRTMEIADALYGVTMRGDGVTTVVSQRMRETV, encoded by the coding sequence GTGCACCTCAAGACGTTGACCCTGCGCGGGTTCAAGTCGTTCGCCTCGGCGACGACCTTGAGCTTCGAGCCCGGGGTCACGTGCGTGGTCGGCCCCAACGGGTCGGGCAAGTCCAACGTGGTGGACGCGCTCGCGTGGGTCATGGGCGAGCAGGGCGCCAAGTCGTTGCGCGGCGGCAAGATGGAGGACGTCATCTTCGCCGGGACCGCGGGCCGGCCCCCGCTCGGCCGCGCCGAGGTCGCGCTCACCATCGACAACGCCGACGGCGCGCTGCCCATCGAGTACTCCGAGGTCACGATCTCGCGGACGCTGTTCCGCAACGGCGGCTCGGAGTACGCGATCAACGGCCAGGGCTGCCGCCTGCTCGACATCCAGGACCTGCTCTCGGACTCTGGCCTGGGCCGTGAGATGCACGTGATCGTGGGTCAGGGCCAGCTCGACGCGGTGCTGCGCGCGACGCCCGAGGAGCGGCGCGGCTTCATCGAGGAGGCGGCGGGCGTCCTCAAGCACCGCAAGCGCAAGGAGAAGGCGCTGCGCAAGCTCGAGGCGATGCAGGCCAACCTCACGCGCCTGGCCGACCTCACGGCGGAGATCCGCCGGCAGCTCGGGCCCCTCGGTCGGCAGGCCGAGGTCGCGCGCAAGGCCGCCGTGGTCCAGGCCGACCTGCGCGACGCGCGTGCGCGCCTCCTGGCCGACGACCTGGCCCAGCTCACGTCGCAGCTCGAGCAGGAGATCGCCGACGAGACCGCGCTCGTCGAGCAGCGCACGCAGGTCGAGGCCGCGCTCACGGCCACGCGCGCGGACCTCGCCGCGCTCGAGCGCGAGGCCGCGCTGGCGGCGCCCGCGCTGTCCGAGGTGAGCGAGATCTGGTACCGCCTGTCCTCGCTGCGGGAGCGCCTGCGCGGCACCGCGACGCTCGCGGCCGACCGTGTGCGGCTGCTGGGCTCGTCGGCGCCCGAACGCACCGACGGCCGGGACCCCGACGACCTCGCGGCGCAGGCCGAGCGAGTCCGCGTGGCCGAGGCGGAGCTCGCGGCCGAGGTCGACGTCGCGCGGGCCGCGCTCGAGGGTGCGGTCGCCGCGCGGCACCAGGTCGAGCAGGACGCGGGCGCCGCGGAGAAGGAGCTCGCCACCGCGTTGCGGGGTGCCGCCGACCGGCGCGAGGGCGTCGCGCGGCTCGCGGGCCAGGTCGCCGCCCGGCGCAGCCGCGTCGAGGCCACCGAGGCGGAGATCGGCCGCCTGCGCGAGTCGCTGGCCGCGGCCGAGCGGCGCGGTGCGCAGGCCACGGCCGAGTTCGCCGCGCTCGAGTCGCAGGTCGCGGGCGCCGAGGAGGGCGAGGAGGGCCTGGACGCCGCGCACGAGGCGGCGACGGCGGCGCTCGAGGACGCGACCGTCGCGCTCACCGATCTCACCGAGCGGCTGGCCGCCACGGAGCGAGAGCGGACCGCGCTCGAGCAGCGCGCCGAGACGCTCGAGCTCAGCCTGACCCGCAAGGACGGCGCGGGTGCGCTGCTGGCGGCCGACGGCCTGCCCGGCACGATCGGCTCGGTCGCGGCGCTCCTGGCGGTCGACGAGCGCGACGAGGAGGCCGTGGTCGCGGCGCTGGGCGCGCTGGCCGACGCGGTTGCGGTCGACTCCGTCGACGCCGCGGTCGACGCGATCCGCTGGCTGCGCACCGAGGACGCGGGCCGCACCACGCTCCTGGTCGGCGGGGGAGCGGGCGCCGGACCCGTCGAGCTGCCCGCGGGCGTCGACCGGGCTCTCGACCTGGTGCGCGCACCCGAGCAGGTGCGCGGCACGGTCGAGGCGCTGCTGGCCGACGTCGTGGTGGTCGACGACCTCGCGACCGCCCGCGCGGTGCTCACCCGGGCGCCGCACGTCGTCGTCGCGACCCGCACGGGTGACGTGCTGTCCCGGCACCGCGCGTCCGGCGGGTCGTCCGCGGCGCCGAGCGCGCTGCACCTGCAGTCGGCGCTCGACCAGGCGCGCACCGGCGCGCAGACCGCGGCGCAGGACGCCGAGCGTCTGCGCTTCGAGGTCGCGAGCGCCACCGAGCGGCAGCGTGCGGCGAAGGTCGCGTACGAGGCGACGCTCGAGCGCCTCAACGAGTCCGACGCGCAGCTCGCGGCGGTCGCCGAGCAGCTGGGGAGCCTCGGCTCGGCCGCGCGTGCGGCGCGTGCCGAGGCCGAGCGCGTGCAGGCCTCGCTCGACCAGGCGGCCCGGACGCTCGAGGACGACGCCGCGCAGCTGGCCGAGCTCACCGAGCGGCTGACCGCGGCCGAGGTCGAGCCCGTCGAGAGCGAGGCGCAGATCGTGGCCGGCACGCAGCGGCGCGACGAGCTCGCACAGGCCGCGACGCAGGCCCGCACCCGGGAGACCGAGGCGCGCCTCACGCTGCGCACGGTCGAGGAGCGCGCGCGTGCGCTGTCCGGCCGCGCCGAGTCGCTCGAACGCGCCGCGCAGGCCGAACGTGCGGCCCGTGAGCGGGCGGCGGAGCGCGAACGCGCGCGGGCCCGTCAGGCGGCCGTGGCCGAGGCGGTCCGCGCGGGCGCGGCGCGCGCGCTCGAGGTGCTCGACAGCTCGCTGCGCCGGGCCTCGGACGAGCGCGAGACGGCCGAGGCCGCGCGTGCGCGGCGCGACGAGGCGATCGCGCAGGCCCGCGCGCTCGCCGAGCAGCAGGCAGCCGAGCTCGCGCGGCTCACGGACGTCGCGCACCGCGACGAGGTGGCGCGCACGCAGCAGCGGCTGCGCATCGAGCAGCTCGAGACGCGCGCGGTCGAGGAGCTGGGGCTCGACCCGGCGGTCCTGGTCGAGGAGTTCGGGCCGCACCAGGACGTGCCGGTGGTGACGGCTCCCGGGACCGAGCCGGACCCCGAGGCCCCGACGCACGTGCCGTACGTCCGCGAGCAGCAGGAGAAGCGGCTGCGCGCCGCCGAGCGCGCGCTCTCGCTCCTGGGCCGGGTCAACCCCCTCGCGCTCGAGGAGTTCGCGGCGCTCGAGGAGCGGCACAAGTTCCTGGTCGACCAGCTCGCGGACCTCAAGCGCTCGCGTGCGGATCTGCTCGAGATCGTCAAGGAGATCGACGAGCGCGTGCAGCAGGTCTTCACGGACGCCTACCGGGACACCGCGGCTGCGTTCGACGACGTGTTCCCGCGCCTGTTCCCGGGCGGCGAGGGGCGCCTGGTGCTCACCGACCCGTCGGACATGCTGACCACGGGCATCGAGGTCGAGGCGCGTCCGGCCGGCAAGAAGGTCAAGCGGCTGTCGCTGCTCTCGGGCGGCGAGCGGTCGCTCACGGCGGTCGCGCTGCTCGTCGCGATCTTCAAGGCGCGGCCCAGCCCGTTCTACGTGATGGACGAGGTCGAGGCCGCGCTCGACGACGCGAACCTGGGCCGCCTGCTCGAGATCTTCCGCGAGCTGCAGGAGGACTCGCAGCTCATCGTCGTGACCCACCAGAAGCGCACGATGGAGATCGCCGACGCGCTGTACGGCGTGACGATGCGCGGCGACGGCGTCACCACCGTGGTCAGCCAGCGCATGCGCGAGACCGTCTGA